In Flavobacterium endoglycinae, one DNA window encodes the following:
- a CDS encoding DUF1573 domain-containing protein, with protein sequence MKIIKISMLAVALSLMSFSAIAPVKSLVSETKKVETASTIVWKAETIDVGQIPQGTPKAIVYEFKNTGKTAVVITNVQGSCGCTATDYTKEPVLPGKSAKVTATYNAANKGAFTKTVTVTTSAETAPKILTLKGTVI encoded by the coding sequence ATGAAAATTATCAAAATTTCTATGCTGGCTGTAGCGTTAAGTTTAATGTCTTTTTCAGCGATCGCACCAGTGAAATCTTTAGTTTCTGAAACTAAAAAAGTTGAAACAGCTTCTACAATTGTTTGGAAAGCTGAAACAATTGATGTTGGACAAATTCCGCAGGGAACTCCAAAAGCAATTGTATACGAATTTAAAAACACAGGAAAAACAGCAGTTGTAATTACAAATGTTCAGGGTTCATGTGGATGTACTGCAACAGATTACACAAAAGAACCAGTTTTACCTGGTAAATCAGCAAAAGTGACTGCCACTTATAATGCGGCAAACAAAGGCGCTTTTACAAAAACAGTTACAGTAACAACAAGTGCTGAAACGGCTCCAAAAATACTTACTTTAAAAGGAACTGTTATCTAA
- a CDS encoding MBL fold metallo-hydrolase, translating into MKIHHLRNATLVIETEENVILVDPMLGKRKTIPPFTIFRYNPKRNPLVALPKNSREILSKVTHCLITHLHPDHIDKAGEVFLRRKSIPVICNVKDEKKLTQRGLNIIQTLEYWTPQPFLGGRIIGIPAVHGYGFIAKLMGNVMGFFIELPNEKTVYISSDTIFTDDVQKVLIELKPDISTVACGTARLDIGQPLLMKMNDILRFVTLAPGKVFANHLEALNHCPTTREELKRALSQNNLLSKTAIPNDGYAIEY; encoded by the coding sequence ATGAAAATACATCACCTGCGAAATGCTACATTGGTTATCGAAACAGAAGAGAATGTGATTCTGGTTGACCCAATGTTAGGCAAGAGAAAAACAATTCCGCCATTTACCATTTTTCGATATAATCCGAAACGAAATCCTCTTGTCGCTCTTCCTAAAAACAGCAGGGAAATTTTGAGTAAGGTAACCCATTGTTTAATTACACATTTACATCCGGATCATATCGACAAAGCGGGAGAAGTTTTTTTAAGAAGAAAAAGTATTCCGGTAATCTGCAACGTAAAAGACGAAAAAAAACTTACTCAAAGAGGTTTAAATATTATTCAAACTTTAGAATATTGGACACCACAGCCTTTTTTAGGCGGACGAATTATTGGAATCCCGGCCGTTCATGGTTATGGTTTTATAGCCAAATTGATGGGAAATGTAATGGGATTTTTTATTGAACTTCCTAACGAGAAAACAGTTTACATAAGTTCCGACACTATTTTTACAGATGATGTGCAAAAGGTGCTTATCGAACTAAAACCAGATATTTCGACCGTTGCCTGCGGAACTGCCCGATTGGATATTGGACAGCCTTTATTAATGAAAATGAACGACATTTTGAGATTTGTGACTTTGGCTCCCGGAAAAGTTTTTGCCAATCATCTTGAAGCTTTAAATCATTGCCCAACAACGCGTGAGGAATTAAAAAGAGCGCTTTCGCAGAACAATCTTTTATCTAAAACGGCGATTCCAAATGATGGATATGCGATCGAATATTAA
- a CDS encoding B12-binding domain-containing radical SAM protein, which translates to MKTKLFIITPPFTQLNTPYPATAYIKGFLNTKNIQSVQADLGIDVILELFSKKGLERLFQSHNPQPTTDNCKRIFALQDEYIKTIDPVIQFLQGKNPTLALQICQEDFLPEASRFAQLEELDWAFGSMGTQDKAKHLATLYLEDISDFIVECVDENFGFSRYAERLGRSANSFDELYQALQQPPTYIDSILISLLKAKIETVKPTLFLISVPFPGNLYSAFRCAQWVKQNHPEIKISMGGGFPNTELRSLSDKRVFEFFDFITLDDGEVPIEELVDNLSSRAESRDEKHYKRTFLLENGEVVYKNNSLKHDYKQSQVGTPDYSDLPLDKYISVIEIVNPMHRMWSDGRWNKLTMAHGCYWGKCTFCDISLDYIKVYEPVAASLLCDRIEELIEQTGQNGFHFVDEAAPPALMRALALEILKRKLAVTWWTNIRFEKSFSKDLCLLLKASGCIAVSGGLEVASDRLLKLIDKGVTVEQVAKVTRNFTEAGIMVHAYLMYGYPTQTIQETVDSLEMVRQLFEAGVLQSGFWHQFALTAHSPVGLYPEKFGVNKKTEAVGTFANNDIEYNDSTGINHDKFSFGLKKSLFNFMHGICFDYELQEWFDFKIPRTKIHPDFIFNALEEQNDFNTKPNAKVVWLGGKPSAEIFTKSKKGRSWEMMSLTFHDKKESFAIQTSKEEGEWLTSILSKISISNAKNYTFQEVKNDFETTLEDFELFWYSKPINTLREFGLLVL; encoded by the coding sequence TTGAAAACAAAGCTTTTTATAATTACACCGCCTTTTACACAGCTGAATACACCGTATCCGGCAACAGCTTATATAAAAGGTTTTTTAAATACTAAAAATATCCAATCAGTTCAAGCTGATTTGGGTATTGATGTGATTTTGGAATTGTTTTCAAAAAAAGGACTTGAAAGATTATTTCAATCCCACAACCCACAGCCCACAACCGACAACTGTAAAAGAATTTTTGCTTTACAGGATGAATATATCAAGACAATTGATCCTGTTATTCAGTTTTTACAAGGAAAAAATCCAACTTTAGCGTTACAAATCTGTCAGGAAGATTTTCTGCCCGAAGCTTCTCGTTTTGCGCAGTTGGAAGAACTCGATTGGGCTTTCGGTTCAATGGGAACTCAGGATAAAGCCAAACATTTAGCGACTTTATACCTCGAAGATATTTCGGATTTTATCGTAGAATGTGTAGATGAAAATTTTGGCTTTAGCCGATATGCCGAACGTTTAGGACGAAGCGCCAATTCATTTGATGAATTGTATCAAGCTTTACAGCAACCGCCAACTTATATCGATTCGATTTTAATTTCACTTTTAAAAGCTAAAATTGAAACTGTAAAACCAACCTTGTTTTTAATTTCTGTTCCTTTTCCTGGGAATTTATATAGTGCATTTCGATGTGCGCAATGGGTAAAACAAAACCATCCTGAAATTAAAATTTCAATGGGCGGAGGTTTTCCGAATACCGAATTGCGTTCGCTTTCGGATAAACGCGTTTTCGAATTTTTTGATTTCATTACTTTAGATGATGGTGAAGTGCCAATTGAGGAACTTGTTGATAATTTGTCATCCCGAGCGGAGTCGAGGGACGAGAAGCATTATAAACGAACCTTTTTATTAGAAAATGGAGAAGTCGTTTACAAAAACAATTCCCTAAAACACGATTATAAGCAATCACAAGTAGGAACTCCCGATTATTCTGATCTGCCTTTGGATAAATACATTTCGGTTATCGAAATCGTAAATCCAATGCACCGAATGTGGAGTGACGGACGCTGGAATAAATTAACCATGGCGCACGGCTGCTATTGGGGAAAATGTACGTTCTGCGATATTTCGTTAGATTATATAAAAGTATACGAACCTGTTGCCGCAAGTTTGCTTTGCGATCGTATCGAAGAATTAATCGAACAGACAGGACAAAACGGTTTTCATTTTGTAGATGAAGCAGCACCGCCAGCTTTAATGCGTGCGCTGGCTCTTGAAATTTTAAAAAGAAAACTAGCCGTGACTTGGTGGACAAATATTCGTTTTGAAAAAAGCTTTTCAAAAGATTTATGTCTATTGCTAAAAGCTTCGGGATGTATCGCCGTTTCGGGAGGTTTAGAGGTGGCTTCAGACCGATTATTGAAATTAATAGATAAAGGGGTTACGGTTGAGCAAGTGGCAAAAGTTACCCGAAATTTTACCGAGGCCGGAATTATGGTTCATGCGTATTTAATGTACGGATATCCTACACAAACAATTCAGGAAACGGTTGACAGTCTTGAAATGGTACGCCAGTTGTTTGAAGCTGGAGTTTTACAGTCTGGATTTTGGCATCAGTTTGCATTGACGGCACATAGTCCGGTTGGGTTGTATCCGGAGAAATTTGGCGTGAATAAAAAAACAGAAGCCGTTGGAACTTTTGCCAATAACGATATTGAATACAATGATTCAACTGGAATTAATCACGATAAATTCAGTTTCGGATTGAAGAAATCTCTCTTTAATTTCATGCACGGAATCTGTTTTGATTATGAACTGCAGGAATGGTTTGATTTTAAAATACCAAGAACCAAAATTCATCCTGATTTTATTTTCAATGCGCTCGAAGAACAAAATGATTTCAATACCAAACCAAATGCAAAAGTAGTTTGGCTTGGCGGAAAACCTTCGGCAGAAATATTCACAAAATCCAAAAAAGGAAGAAGCTGGGAAATGATGTCCCTAACTTTTCATGATAAAAAAGAAAGTTTTGCGATTCAAACCAGTAAAGAAGAAGGCGAGTGGCTGACTTCAATTCTTTCTAAAATTTCGATTTCGAATGCTAAAAATTATACTTTTCAGGAAGTGAAAAATGATTTTGAAACTACCTTAGAAGACTTTGAATTATTTTGGTATTCAAAACCAATTAATACGTTACGTGAATTTGGACTTTTGGTTTTATAA
- a CDS encoding response regulator transcription factor, whose protein sequence is MKPFRILYTEDDETLAFLTKDNLEQNNYEVVHCLNGKAGLEAFKEEEFDICILDIMMPKMDGFELASEIRKIDIDIPIIFLSAKTLKEDRIKGLRLGADDYLVKPFSIEELILKIEVFLKRSQKNNKTEKSIYEIGKYQFDTKNFILFNDDEKVGLTQREAELLKLFLDNKNLVLKREQILTALWGTDDYFMGRSLDVFISRLRKILINEEGISIENLHGIGFRFLIG, encoded by the coding sequence ATGAAGCCATTCAGAATACTTTATACCGAAGACGATGAAACTTTAGCATTTTTGACCAAAGATAATCTGGAGCAAAATAATTATGAGGTAGTGCATTGTTTAAATGGAAAAGCGGGATTGGAAGCTTTTAAAGAAGAAGAATTCGACATTTGTATTCTAGATATTATGATGCCGAAAATGGATGGTTTCGAACTGGCTTCGGAAATTCGTAAAATAGATATTGATATTCCGATTATTTTTCTTTCGGCCAAAACTTTAAAAGAAGATCGTATAAAAGGACTTCGTCTAGGTGCCGATGATTATTTGGTAAAACCATTTAGTATTGAAGAATTAATTTTGAAAATTGAAGTTTTCTTAAAACGTTCCCAGAAAAATAATAAGACTGAAAAATCAATTTATGAAATTGGAAAATATCAGTTTGACACTAAAAATTTTATTCTTTTCAATGACGATGAAAAAGTTGGTCTAACACAACGTGAAGCCGAATTACTAAAACTTTTTCTAGACAATAAAAACTTAGTTCTAAAAAGAGAGCAGATCTTAACCGCACTTTGGGGAACTGATGATTATTTTATGGGAAGAAGTCTTGACGTTTTTATATCACGCCTTCGCAAGATTTTGATCAATGAAGAAGGGATTTCAATTGAAAATCTACACGGAATTGGATTTCGCTTTTTGATTGGATAG
- a CDS encoding sensor histidine kinase, with product MKINKLNSIIVLGLVAIISILVAQLLWTKEAFTIEQKKLSQKAHIALLEVAKKLYEGTNHELPVQNPVQKIANDYYIVNVDNDFEPDILEFYLKTEFKKMNITTDFEYAMYNCQSDEMIYGDYISLSKKKAECKKTVYFPKHKNLVYYFAVRFPNETTYLFSSMRFWFVLSIALILILLIYVYSIVTLLQQKKYSELQRDFINNMTHEFKTPLSSILIASKYLSEQNLIKENKKLHTYAEIIVNQGNKLNHHVEKILSVAKSDHTPLELKKENVLIIPVIEETIENIQLKYPDASIKIESISNEYVLETDVFHFANLVYNLLDNAVKYCNKKPEITVKISEENSTLKIEFIDNGIGIAPKKLSFIFDKFYRIQNEKSNEVNGFGLGLYYVKEICNLQNWKIKAENNVTNGVTITLSIPYKK from the coding sequence TTGAAAATAAACAAACTCAATAGTATCATTGTTTTAGGACTGGTAGCGATTATCAGTATTTTGGTTGCGCAATTACTTTGGACGAAAGAAGCGTTTACAATTGAGCAGAAAAAGCTGAGTCAAAAAGCGCACATCGCTCTTCTTGAAGTAGCTAAAAAATTATACGAAGGCACAAATCACGAACTTCCGGTGCAAAATCCGGTTCAGAAAATTGCAAATGACTATTATATTGTAAATGTCGATAATGATTTCGAACCTGATATTTTGGAATTCTATTTAAAAACGGAATTCAAAAAAATGAATATCACGACCGATTTTGAATATGCGATGTACAATTGCCAGAGCGACGAAATGATTTATGGAGATTATATTTCGCTTTCGAAGAAAAAAGCAGAATGCAAAAAAACGGTTTATTTCCCTAAACATAAAAATCTCGTTTATTATTTCGCGGTTCGTTTTCCTAATGAAACCACGTATTTATTTAGTTCAATGCGTTTCTGGTTTGTACTTTCAATTGCATTGATTCTTATATTATTGATTTATGTGTATTCGATTGTAACACTTTTACAGCAGAAAAAATATTCGGAGCTGCAACGTGATTTTATTAACAATATGACGCATGAATTTAAAACCCCTCTTTCTTCCATTTTAATTGCTTCAAAATATTTGAGCGAACAAAATCTCATTAAAGAGAATAAAAAATTGCACACATATGCTGAAATCATTGTGAATCAAGGAAACAAACTGAATCATCATGTTGAAAAAATATTAAGTGTTGCCAAGTCTGATCATACTCCGCTGGAATTAAAAAAAGAAAATGTCTTAATAATTCCTGTTATTGAAGAAACGATTGAAAATATTCAGCTAAAATATCCTGATGCAAGCATTAAAATAGAAAGTATTTCTAATGAATATGTTCTCGAAACTGATGTTTTTCATTTTGCAAATCTGGTTTACAATCTTCTTGACAATGCGGTTAAATACTGCAATAAAAAACCTGAAATTACCGTTAAAATTTCTGAAGAAAATTCAACTCTAAAAATTGAGTTTATAGATAATGGCATTGGGATTGCTCCTAAAAAATTATCTTTTATATTTGATAAATTCTATCGTATACAAAACGAGAAAAGCAATGAAGTGAATGGTTTTGGACTTGGATTGTATTACGTAAAAGAAATCTGCAATTTGCAGAATTGGAAAATAAAAGCCGAAAACAATGTAACAAACGGAGTTACGATAACTCTTTCAATTCCTTATAAAAAATGA